The DNA sequence TGTTAACTCATTTTGTTAAATAATAAAAGATTTTTTAAAAAATTCTATTTTTTTAACAAGACCTAAAGTATTATCTGTTAGTTTAGCCCAAATAAGATCAAGAGTATAAATTCTAGCTTTTTTATCAAATTTAGCAAAAGAAAATTTAGAAAAATACATTTTTTCTTGCTCTTTATTTGCATATTTAAATTCGGCTTTAGCTTGAATTCCTTTTAAAAAAGCGATTTTATTTTCCTTAGCAATATTTACAGCAACGCTGGGATTTTTAAAAGCCAACTGAATATGTTTGGTTTGCTCATGAGAAGCAATAATTAAAGAAAGATTTTTTTCATCAAAAACATAAAAAGCACTGGCAGTATAAACCCCACTATCATCAATCATAGACCATGATAAAAGCTGTTCATTTTTTATAAAATCTAAAATTTTTTCATCCATAGATTAAATTATACTCAATAAAATTTAAAATCAGTCGATATAATTATAATAAATTAATTTTAAGGAGTTGGGTAATGCAAATTGATGCAAGCAAAAATCAAAGTTTTTCTATGGATTATACTACCAAAAGCGGTAAGCATTTAAGTCTTTCAATGTATGATAATCAAAGTTTAAATTATAGTGACAAAGATGGAAAACATTTAAGCTTAAAGCATCAATATGGATTTAGCTTTACCTTTGAGGGTTCTAAATTAACCCAAAATGATATGGATGAAATTAAAGACGCTATGAAAGATGTAGAGCCTATGTTAAAAAATTTCCTAGCTAATTCAAAAGTAGGAGAATTAAAACCCAAAGAGCTTATCCAAACTGCAATGCAAATTGCTGATGTTTTACCAACTCCAAAAGATGAAAATCATAAAAATGCTATTGCAAGCAATTTAACCAATAAACTTGATAACTTATTAAAACAAAATCAAATCAATGATAAAGATGTAAATACTTCTATGTTAGAAGACAGTAAAAAACTTTTAGATGAAGTTTTAGAACAAATGAAAAAACAACTTGAAAAACAACAAGAACAAAACAATAAAGAAAAAAATGGCTTAAATCTTTACGCTTAAAAAGGCTAAATATGCAAAACGTGCAAATTATAGAAAATATGCTCAAACTCCAACAAAAATTAAATGATGAAACTAATGGTATTGGTTGGAAAGAAGGCTATACCAAAGAAGGAAAACTAATTAGCTGGAGACGTTGTATTTATATGGAATGTGCTGAACTTATTGATTCGTTTGCTTGGAAGCATTGGAAAAATATTTCAGAAGCAACAAATTGGGAAAATGTACGCATAGAAATTGTTGATATTTGGCATTTTATTTTGAGTTTGCTCCTTGAAAATAAAAAACAAGATTTTCATCTTTTTGCTACGGAAATAGCCTCTGTGAGTGTATTTCAAGATTTTTGCAAAGAAGAGGATAAGCCGAGTGAAAATCAAAGCGAAATTTATGGCATTTTAAACGATATAGAACTTATCATACATAAATGTAGTGGCTTCGACCTTGATTTAGGTGAATTATTATCTGTTTATTTTACCTTAGCAATTAAATGCGGTCTTAATTTAAATAGCCTCTACCAAATTTATATAGGAAAAAATGTTCTTAATGCTTTCAGACAGGATCATGGTTATAAAAATGGTACTTATATAAAAAATTGGAATGGTAAAGAAGACAATGAAATTTTAAATGAAATTTTAAAAACAGAAATAAATTATGAAAAAATTTATAATCATCTTGAAGAAGAATATAAAAAAGTTATTCCATGCAAATTTTAAAACTCTCTTTACAAGATTTCTTCTCTCTTAAATTTTTAAAATTCTCTCTAATTCCCTTTGCTTGCAGTCTTTTATTTATGAGTATTTTAGGAATCTTTGGTTTTTCTTTTTTGACTAATTATTTTCATACTTTATTTAGTGCTAATGAGGATTCTTTTTGGGCTTGGTTTTATGCTTTTCATATAGTCCAAATATTAGTTACTATGATTAGCTTTTTGTTTTCAGGCTTTATTGTCGTTTTCGCTTCTGTTTTTCTTGCTCTTTTTATTACCTCTTTTTTAACCCCTTTTATCGTGAAAGAAATTAATAAAAAATACTATCATTATAGCCTTAAAGAAGAAGTTGGTTCTCTTAGAGTATTTTTTGAAATTTTTAAAATATTTATAAAATTTATCTTATTTTTTATACTTTGTACTTTGGCTTTATTTTTGCCCTTTGTAAATCTTTTTATTTATTATTTTATTTTTTATTATCTTTTTCATAAATTATTAATTTTAGATGTAACAAGCTCGGTTTTAGATCAACAAAATTTTAAAAGTTTTAATTCTAAATTTTCTCCTTTTGAATTTAAATTCAGTACCTTATGTTTTTATATACTTTCTTCAGTGCCATTTTTAGGACTTTTTTTTCAAGTGTTTTTTGTAATTTTCTTAACTCATTTAAGTTATCAAAAAATTTTAAAACTTAAAGCTTAAAATTTCGATATTGTGATTATAAAAATAAGCTCTTAATGATTTTGGTATTTGAGCTTTTCTACACTCTTCTTTAAATTTTTTAGGCAATTTTTCACAAACTTCATAAGGAAAAATAAAAGCTTTATCATCTTTATAAGCTATGCCTATTTTTCCACTTATAACACAATCACTTTTTAGCATTTGCTCTCTTTGTTTGGCGCTTGGGACAATTCCTTGAATTTTTAATGCTTTGGCGATCATACTTTCTTCTTTAGGACAAATTAAAATCCCTTTAAAATTTTGAATCTTCTTAAAATCATAAATTTTTTGTTGGTCTTTTCGCAAATAATCAAAACTTCTTTTCAAACCTTTAGAAAATTTTTCGACAAAAGAATTGGAAAATTCTTGTCTTATGAAATTTCTAAAATATTTTATATCATCATTGCTTTCATCATTAAAATAAAAGATTTTATTCTCTTTTAAAAAATTTAAAATTTCGTTTTTGCTTACAAAAAGCAAAGGTCTTACAATATCATAATTTTCATGTTTTTCAATTTCATTCATTCCTAAGATTTCTACCAAACCCGCTCCACGAGAAAGCTGCATCAAAAACCATTCAAATTGGTCATTAAGATGATGAGCTAAAATAAGATGATCATAAGAATTTTCAAGGCAAATTTGATGAAAAAAATCATAACGAAAATTCCTAGCTTCTTTTTCAAAATTGCCTTTAAATTTGGGAGCAGTTTTTATAAAAATTTGTTTTTGAAATTTTAAGGCAAGTTCTTTAGCTTTATTTTCTTCTTTGTCGCTATTTGTTCTAGTTTTATAATTAATTAAAGCTAAATCAAATGAAATATTTTTTTGCATTAAAAAATAAAAAAGCGCACTTGAATCACTCCCATAAGAAAAAGCGAGTAAATTTTTACCCTTTTTTAATAATTCTAAAATTTCATGCTTAATCTGCATCGATTTTTCTTAAAGCCTTAGCGATTAATTTTTTATCTAAACTTTGGGTGATTTCACACTCATAAATTTGCCCCATTTCCAAATCACCACATTCGCTTTCATTGATAAGAATTTCTCCATCAATCTCCCTATCCCATCTTAAGTCTTTTCCCGCGATGAAAAAAGCTCCCTCGCTACTTTCCCCAGTGCAAACTACCAAACGCTTTTTACCCACTTCTTTTTCAAAACTTTTTTCTAAAACATTATCGATGATTTTTTCGATTTTTTTAAGACGAGTATTGATTGTTTTAAAAGGAATTTGTTCCATATTAAAAGCTACTGTATCTTCTTCCTTAGAATAAGCAAAAACACTTACCCTATCAAAACCAAAATTTTGGACAAAATCACAAAGCTCCTCAAAATCCACTTCACTTTCTCCTGGATGCCCCACAATAAAACCGGTACGTAAAAAGCTATCGGGTGCATTTTTCATTAAAGTAAGCATTTCTTTAAGTTTTTTTTGCTCCGCTCCGCGTTTCATAATTTTAAGCATAGAATTGCTAATATGCTGCAAAGGCATATCAAAATAATTCACAAAAATTTTAGAAGCTATAATACGCTTAATCAAAGCTTCGCTCGCACTCGTTGGATAAAGATATAAAATTCTAGCTGCTTTTATACCTTCTATTTTTTCCACCTCATTAATTAAGCGTATAAGTCCATCTTTTTCACCTTTATCAAATAAATAAGAACTTGTATCTTGTGCAATAAATGAAAAATCTTTATAACCTTTTTGCACCAAATCCTTAACTTCAGCAACAATACTTGAAATTTCTCTTGATTTTAACTTACCCTTAAAACTCGGTATAGCACAAAATGAACATTTTTGATTACATCCTTCTGAAATTTTTATAAAAGCATGAAAATTAGAACCTGTAATCACTCTTTTTGTATTTTCATTTTGCAAATAAGTTGAAGAGGAAAATAAATTAGTTTTTTTTAGTATCATTTCATCGATTCTTTCATAATCAGCCACACCAGTAAAAAGATCGACTTCAGGTAATTCCTTCATTAATTCTTCTTGATAACGCTGCATCAAACAGCCCGTAACCACTAAAAGTGAATCTTTTTTTCTTTGCTCATGTAAATTTAAAATCGCATTGATGCTTTCTTTTTTAGCACCTTCTATAAAACCACAAGTATTGATGATCAAAACATCCGCTATACTTGGATCATCACACAATTCATAAGCACTAAGGCGCCCTAACATAATCTCACTATCGACTAAATTTTTATTACAACCTAAAGATATTAAATAAAGTTTTGACATATTTCTCACTTTTTTAAATTTGAATTTTCATTTTTTCTTTTTTGATAAAATAAGTTTTTTAAAATTATAACAAAAAATATAATTTTAAAATAAATTATCTAAATTAAATGATTTTATATTGAGGTAAAACATGAAAGAAGATAAAACAGTCGGTGTAGTTATACCAATATATAACGTACAAGATTATTTAAGAGAGTGTTTAGATAGTGTTATTAATCAAACTTATAAAAATTTACAAGTGGTTTTAGTTAATGATGGAAGTACTGATGAAAATTCATTAAACATTGCTAAAGAATACACTTTAAAAGATGAAAGATTTATTTTATTTGATAAGAAAAATGGAGGGCAAAGCACAGCAAGAAATGTAGGTATAGAATATTTTAGTAAAGAATATAAACTTAAAAATATAACTAATGATATTAAAGAAAATTCTTTAATAGAATTTAGCATAGAAGGAAATAATCCTTATGAAATATATAAAGTCTATAAAAGTTCTAAATTCTTTAAAAACAAAAATGAACTTTTAAATTTTCAAACTCCAAATATAGATTATATTATCTTTTTAGATAGTGATGATTACTGGGAATTAAACTGTATAGAAGAATGTGTTCTTAGAATGGATGGGGTTGAAGTGGTTTGGTTTGATTTTGAAATATTTATTGATCAAACAAATGAAAAAGAAAAATGGAGCCGATTAAAATCTTTTAACTTTTTACAAAATAATACGATTTCTCCTATCAATTGGCTACAACAAAGCTATATTTCAAATCAGAAGGAATTTGCTTTTGCTTGGGGTGGCATGATTGATTTTAGTTATTTATTTTCAATTAAATTGAAATTTATTAAAGGAATTCTTTTTGAAGATGTTCCTTTTGGAACAATTTTGTTTGCAAAATCAAAAAATATTAATATATTATCTAAAGTATTATACAGATATAGAATAAAACAATAGTATAATGCAGACTTTAAATAGCACTCAAATAGCTCCATATATAAATAATTTATCAAGATATTTTAATAATAATTTAGAAGTTAAAAGATATCATATTTCTATTAGCAAATTAATAATTTCACATAATCTTGCTAATTTTATATTTAATGAAAAAAATAAAAAACTAAAACAATTAATGAAATTAGCTTTTGTTGATTATCTAAAAGATTGGTCCTTGGATATACTAAATAATCATAAGGATCCCTTAAATTATTTTTCAAAATGCCCTATTTTTACAAATAATTTTTTATTAAAAAATAAATTATTTTTTTTGGCTAACGCTGATTCAAAAGAAATTTTTCATTGGCTTAGTAATATCTTTATCAATAAAAATTTAGAAATTCAAAACCAAGCTAATCAAATTCAAATTTTATATAAAAAAATAATAAATTTTTTTCACTTTCCTATACGGCACAGCCAAACAAAGAATTCAAAACCAACTTTCTTATAAACTTGGACAAAGTATGATTATTAATTCCAAAAGTATTTTTGGAATTATATTTATGCCAATATATTTATTATCTATATTTTTAACTTATAAACAAGAACAAAAAATTTACAAACAAAAAATAAAAAAAGATCCTTCTTTAAAATTACCTCCTTTAGAATCTTATCCTGATTATAATGAGGCTTTAAAATTTAAAGAACATTTATCTTATAAATTAGGAGAAGCTTTGTTAAAAGCTTTTAAAACCTGGTATAAGGGTGGATTGTTTAGATTTTGGTTTAAAATCAAAAAGCTAAAAAAAGAAATTTAAGAAAAATAATCCCAAGCAACTTTGATGATGGTTATAATTAAAATAAACTTAGCTTACTTTTTGATAAAATTTGCTAAAATTATGTAAAAATTAACTTTGAGAAAGAAATTTTTATGGATAATTACGAATTTAGCGAACTATTAAAAACTCTTAAAAATAAAGTAAACAATATAGCCTCTATCATCAAACCACAAAGCATTCAAGAAAGACTTAAAGAAATTGAAGAATTAGAAAATTCTCCTTCTTTTTGGAGCGATGTTAAGCAAGCTGGAATTATCGGCAAAGAAAAAACTAAAATTACAAATTTATTAAAAAAATACGAAGAAGCTTTATTGGCAGTTAATGATGCAAGCGAGCTTTTTGATTTGGCTAATGCAGAAAACGATATGCAAACCTTAGAAGCTTTATTTAATGATGCTCCAAAGCTTGAAGATACGATAACAAGCCTTGAAATTTCTATGCTTTTAAGTGGAGAAAATGATAGCAAAAATGCGATTGTTTCCATTCATCCTGGTGCAGGAGGAACTGAAAGCAACGATTGGGCAAGCATGCTTTATAGGATGTATTTAAGATTTTGCGAAAGAGAAGGATTTAAGGTTGAAACTCTTGATTTTCAAGAAGGCGATGAAGCGGGACTTAAGGATGTAAGCTTTTTGGTTAAAGGTGATAATGCTTATGGTTATTTAAAAGCTGAAAATGGAATTCATCGCTTAGTAAGAACTTCTCCTTTTGATAGTGCTGGACGTCGTCATACAAGCTTTTCAAGTGTTATGGTAAGCCCTGAACTTGATGATGATATAGAGATTGAAATTGAAGAAAAAGATATTAGAATTGATTATTACAGAGCAAGTGGTGCAGGTGGACAGCATGTTAACAAAACAGAATCAGCAGTAAGAATTACACATTTTCCAACTGGTATAGTTGTGCAATGCCAAAATGACAGAAGTCAACACAAAAACAAAGCTACTGCTTTTAAAATGCTAAAATCTCGCCTTTATGAGCTTGAACTTATGAAACAACAAGATAGTGCAAATTCGGGAGAAAAAAGTGAGATAGGCTGGGGACATCAAATTCGCTCTTATGTGCTTTTTCCCTATCAGCAAGTCAAGGACAATCGTAGCGGAGAAGCTTTCTCTCAAGTAGATAACATCTTAGATGGAGATATTAAAAAAATGATAGAAGGTGTTTTAATCGCTTTAAAAGCAGAATGATTTTAATCAAATAAATTTTTATGCAAGATTTCCTCTAAAATCACCGTAGCATAAGAGCCTTTTTGTAGGAAAAATTCTATATAAAAATGCGCTTTTTGCTCATCATATCGCCACTTAATATTCTCTAAATAACTCCACATAAAACGTCTTGAACCTTGCATTTTAGTTTTAAATTCATAAGCATCTTTAAAAATTTCATTCTCTAAATTTAAAGCTAAGCCTTCTTTAGCCTCATACGATTTTGTACCAAGTAAAAGTCCCATAGGAGTAATATCTCTTGTTTTAAAACGCTTAATCTCACTCTCTAAATCTTCGCATAAAAAACATTTACCAAAAGGGTAATGTCCTAAAACTTCACCTTTTAAGAGCTTGAAAAAATGATCTTGTCTTTTTAAGTTCTTAGCCTCTTCTTTAGAGATATGATAAATTTGCATAAGCTCCTTTTCGCTAAATTCTTTTGAAAAATGCGATAACTCGACTCTTTTACTCAAATAACGATTGAAAAGTTCACTTTGAAAAGCTGAAATTAAAAATTCTTTCATTTTAATATTTTTCATTTTCTTGCCACGTAAAATTTCAAGCCCTTCTTTGTAATTATCTCCAAATTTACCAAAACGTTGGTATCCAAAATAATTTGCAAAACCTTGTTTGTCCAAATTGACAATAGCCTGTTCAAGTTTTAAAGCATCGCTAGGTAAAACTTTTTTTAAGCGGATAAAAAAAGAATTGCCTTTTAAATGCCCTATTCTTAATTTATTTTCATGGGCAAAAGTTTCTAAAATTTTTAATTTTGGATGAGAAAAATTGTTTAAAGTGTGTTCAAATTTTTTAGGCATAGAAATATACTGAAAGGTTAAACCTTGTTTATCTTTAAGTCCAGCATAGCCAAAATCACGTATTTTTACCCCACTAACTTCACTTAAAATTCTTAAAGCTTCATTAGTGCTTAAATCTTTTTTGTTAATATGCAAAATGAGATGCTCACCTTTGCCACTAAATTCATACAAAGCTTTTTCACGTACTACAAAATCGTCGCTATTTTTACTAAAATAAGCATTAATAGGGGTATGTTTTAAACTATACAAAGGCTTAAAAATGGTGTTCTCTTCCGCTAAATTCATATTTTCCTTTCACTGCTTTTGCAAAGATATTTAATTTTACATGATGTTTTTTTGCAATTTGCTCTATATTAAGATATTGTGTTTTATCAAAGGCAAATAAAATTT is a window from the Campylobacter sp. RM10537 genome containing:
- the truD gene encoding tRNA pseudouridine(13) synthase TruD, translated to MNLAEENTIFKPLYSLKHTPINAYFSKNSDDFVVREKALYEFSGKGEHLILHINKKDLSTNEALRILSEVSGVKIRDFGYAGLKDKQGLTFQYISMPKKFEHTLNNFSHPKLKILETFAHENKLRIGHLKGNSFFIRLKKVLPSDALKLEQAIVNLDKQGFANYFGYQRFGKFGDNYKEGLEILRGKKMKNIKMKEFLISAFQSELFNRYLSKRVELSHFSKEFSEKELMQIYHISKEEAKNLKRQDHFFKLLKGEVLGHYPFGKCFLCEDLESEIKRFKTRDITPMGLLLGTKSYEAKEGLALNLENEIFKDAYEFKTKMQGSRRFMWSYLENIKWRYDEQKAHFYIEFFLQKGSYATVILEEILHKNLFD
- a CDS encoding EI24 domain-containing protein; translation: MQILKLSLQDFFSLKFLKFSLIPFACSLLFMSILGIFGFSFLTNYFHTLFSANEDSFWAWFYAFHIVQILVTMISFLFSGFIVVFASVFLALFITSFLTPFIVKEINKKYYHYSLKEEVGSLRVFFEIFKIFIKFILFFILCTLALFLPFVNLFIYYFIFYYLFHKLLILDVTSSVLDQQNFKSFNSKFSPFEFKFSTLCFYILSSVPFLGLFFQVFFVIFLTHLSYQKILKLKA
- the tilS gene encoding tRNA lysidine(34) synthetase TilS; protein product: MQIKHEILELLKKGKNLLAFSYGSDSSALFYFLMQKNISFDLALINYKTRTNSDKEENKAKELALKFQKQIFIKTAPKFKGNFEKEARNFRYDFFHQICLENSYDHLILAHHLNDQFEWFLMQLSRGAGLVEILGMNEIEKHENYDIVRPLLFVSKNEILNFLKENKIFYFNDESNDDIKYFRNFIRQEFSNSFVEKFSKGLKRSFDYLRKDQQKIYDFKKIQNFKGILICPKEESMIAKALKIQGIVPSAKQREQMLKSDCVISGKIGIAYKDDKAFIFPYEVCEKLPKKFKEECRKAQIPKSLRAYFYNHNIEILSFKF
- the ciaI gene encoding intracellular survival protein CiaI; translated protein: MQIDASKNQSFSMDYTTKSGKHLSLSMYDNQSLNYSDKDGKHLSLKHQYGFSFTFEGSKLTQNDMDEIKDAMKDVEPMLKNFLANSKVGELKPKELIQTAMQIADVLPTPKDENHKNAIASNLTNKLDNLLKQNQINDKDVNTSMLEDSKKLLDEVLEQMKKQLEKQQEQNNKEKNGLNLYA
- the prfB gene encoding peptide chain release factor 2, translated to MDNYEFSELLKTLKNKVNNIASIIKPQSIQERLKEIEELENSPSFWSDVKQAGIIGKEKTKITNLLKKYEEALLAVNDASELFDLANAENDMQTLEALFNDAPKLEDTITSLEISMLLSGENDSKNAIVSIHPGAGGTESNDWASMLYRMYLRFCEREGFKVETLDFQEGDEAGLKDVSFLVKGDNAYGYLKAENGIHRLVRTSPFDSAGRRHTSFSSVMVSPELDDDIEIEIEEKDIRIDYYRASGAGGQHVNKTESAVRITHFPTGIVVQCQNDRSQHKNKATAFKMLKSRLYELELMKQQDSANSGEKSEIGWGHQIRSYVLFPYQQVKDNRSGEAFSQVDNILDGDIKKMIEGVLIALKAE
- the rimO gene encoding 30S ribosomal protein S12 methylthiotransferase RimO, translated to MSKLYLISLGCNKNLVDSEIMLGRLSAYELCDDPSIADVLIINTCGFIEGAKKESINAILNLHEQRKKDSLLVVTGCLMQRYQEELMKELPEVDLFTGVADYERIDEMILKKTNLFSSSTYLQNENTKRVITGSNFHAFIKISEGCNQKCSFCAIPSFKGKLKSREISSIVAEVKDLVQKGYKDFSFIAQDTSSYLFDKGEKDGLIRLINEVEKIEGIKAARILYLYPTSASEALIKRIIASKIFVNYFDMPLQHISNSMLKIMKRGAEQKKLKEMLTLMKNAPDSFLRTGFIVGHPGESEVDFEELCDFVQNFGFDRVSVFAYSKEEDTVAFNMEQIPFKTINTRLKKIEKIIDNVLEKSFEKEVGKKRLVVCTGESSEGAFFIAGKDLRWDREIDGEILINESECGDLEMGQIYECEITQSLDKKLIAKALRKIDAD
- the dut gene encoding dUTPase, which translates into the protein MQNVQIIENMLKLQQKLNDETNGIGWKEGYTKEGKLISWRRCIYMECAELIDSFAWKHWKNISEATNWENVRIEIVDIWHFILSLLLENKKQDFHLFATEIASVSVFQDFCKEEDKPSENQSEIYGILNDIELIIHKCSGFDLDLGELLSVYFTLAIKCGLNLNSLYQIYIGKNVLNAFRQDHGYKNGTYIKNWNGKEDNEILNEILKTEINYEKIYNHLEEEYKKVIPCKF